The following coding sequences are from one Culex quinquefasciatus strain JHB chromosome 1, VPISU_Cqui_1.0_pri_paternal, whole genome shotgun sequence window:
- the LOC6033959 gene encoding mucin-2 isoform X1, translated as MSVPARSQEDPYAFTETAPLPANTSLFKQQQQQQPAATVSAASSPVVATTPTSVPVIQAGTSLLANNSVNRLNHVVQQQQQRTLLGTTAAKLAPIKVTLVQSPTGGILGKARLNGTTITSSPQGTVFRTVTVPQATTIVQRPMAASSSGATPTVFTKPLQVQISPQQAAAVAAAGGKFTARRILASKSPNVSPVTATAVSGSAHPTGGIQTVRIVKTSPANVLQTVGAGRTTAITAADGTRRFISHSGAASLLGSPVVVTTSVAPGATTSQQQHQQQQLPQSQQQSSPQQLPTISPTKIRLIQPQPQGKIFLHTPNSSNSLAAATHISNPISIAALRNSLAKQNPSLLNKIVVQQQQNQQQQSPQQVQIAVSGGSAGSPSTSNGLPTVRMIPTSTAVTAINIRRAVSAATTATSTVAAQPKRQMSLETGTTTVMVPTMARPVTSSSASPAPVVVKQVKVIPASSPQQTSPATNRPPTIQIPQTLLQQRAKTPTQSILKPQPPRPQLQPTAVATVKAPQKLVIAAPKTAQQQHQQQQLHPQQVMVLASPKSLGGTGQQQQQVMVVTAPKGLGGHQQHQVVVLAPFKPGQLTAVNRQPQQLVATSLMKQIQQQQQQQILTNSVVKTIQKVQQQPQQIVTSPKPLQQPQVVTTSPVVKQVVQNQVVTKPTPLQQQQQQQVLASSVAKTLQQRQFVATSVAKPIQQQQQQPVVVTSVAKPTQQPQQVVKQPVQQVVINAAPKPSPPPPPQQQPLATKPQQQFVVVPPPKPVPQPTSPPQQQQPQTPQSSPVAIASTPPPPAPTPPVTQDDFTIPSFIIPKQKEAKKQVVPEKVIVQQQQQPVKPQTPVPVAAKPTPMAVTQPPPTPPPPSPVVPVAPQVLQAPPAAVVAPPPPPPIVPEPQLPSTSAMPIPSPKPKIPKESGGKSVKRAAKRSYSRSSHHETLERIDEPVVAAPPIPKVYKWTPPGAISVPVNREWHAPDTWIFDICPPGTRSFEELENAPLAMDCWFEEQYASSEFDADLIRPRKVGGRKGGAVEAPMDDGELVELSLEERSVQRKALMRRRAVQFWKAQRLRDPEPARKRLKAVARVLHKLEKHRETMLSRNGGTDLPKCQRAGCERDAMVATTHCRQHIADNTEQRLFQRCTAKFSDNSQCQVPVFDIRHELVLCREHAWKHDNHDKMSAEVRLLKKPTVPTAIAVPAVTSAAIALKKKPPKMPLVKVVQPVSVVTPAAAATTTNKSSKSSSKKKKKLTPFQQQMALHQQQYKQQYAVKPTLPPPPYPAQQQQAHPVKQQPAALYRQQKYQPPTPVQNLPVRNLHIPLNQPQRPQQQILIGGHQQQHMISRSEDLMLNYQGQAQQQQQQQQQQYSHQQVQQILAAAGGGGGVSVGATQDLLNICENSSAYASSEDTGVGGLSESELMAAQDVIEEIPFEIGNLNNVLSQLPPDAFNELLFSEQEQNGPPFESTREEEEDLERALEAVGEHVKSLEDMAVESANLFGDFLDNVDDEMLDGPDMCSAAEQMLVVQSPGGPNDIRGLVHT; from the exons ATGTCGGTGCCGGCCCGATCCCAGGAAGATCCATACGCATTTACGGAGACGGCACCACTTCCGGCCAACACTTCCCTgttcaagcagcagcagcagcagcaaccggCGGCAACGGTGTCCGCCGCCAGCAGTCCCGTTGTGGCCACCACACCAACGTCGGTTCCGGTCATCCAGGCGGGGACGAGTTTGCTGGCGAACAACAGTGTCAACCGGTTGAACCATGTcgtgcagcagcaacagcaacggaCGCTTCTGGGAACGACCGCGGCCAAGTTGGCACCGATCAAGGTCACGCTGGTGCAGTCACCGACGGGTGGAATTCTTGGAAAGGCACGCCTGAACGGGACCACGATCACGTCCAGCCCGCAGGGGACGGTGTTCCGGACGGTGACGGTCCCGCAGGCCACGACGATCGTGCAGCGGCCAATGGCGGCGAGTAGTTCGGGGGCGACACCAACAGTATTCACGAAACCCTTGCAGGTTCAAATATCGCCCCAACAGGCAGCGGCCGTCGCAGCGGCGGGCGGGAAGTTTACGGCTCGAAGGATTTTGGCCAGCAAATCACCGAACGTTTCACCGGTGACGGCTACGGCAGTGAGTGGGTCGGCACACCCAACTGGCGGAATTCAGACGGTTCGTATCGTGAAGACCAGCCCGGCCAATGTGCTGCAGACGGTGGGCGCTGGAAGGACGACGGCCATCACTGCGGCGGATGGGACTCGCAGATTCATCAGTCATTCCGGGGCTGCCAGCTTGCTCGGTTCGCCCGTCGTGGTCACTACGTCCGTGGCACCTGGGGCGACCACTtctcaacaacaacatcaacaacaacaactacccCAGAGTCAGCAGCAGTCGTCGCCGCAGCAACTGCCCACCATCTCTCCGACCAAGATCCGGCTGATTCAGCCGCAACCTCAGGGCAAGATATTCCTGCACACCCCGAACAGCAGCAACTCGCTGGCTGCGGCCACCCACATCTCAAACCCAATCAGCATCGCCGCCCTGCGTAACAGTCTAGCCAAGCAGAACCCGTCGTTGCTGAACAAGATCGTCGTCCAGCAAcagcaaaatcaacaacaacagtcACCGCAACAGGTCCAGATTGCCGTATCCGGTGGGAGCGCTGGTTCGCCGTCCACCAGCAATGGTCTTCCCACGGTGCGAATGATTCCGACCTCGACGGCGGTGACCGCAATCAACATCCGGCGGGCCGTGTCGGCAGCAACGACGGCCACATCAACAGTCGCCGCCCAACCGAAACGCCAAATGAGTCTCGAAACGGGCACCACAACCGTGATGGTCCCAACCATGGCCAGGCCGGTAACGTCGTCATCGGCGTCGCCCGCACCCGTCGTGGTCAAACAAGTCAAGGTCATTCCTGCCTCATCCCCGCAGCAAACGTCTCCGGCCACCAATCGCCCTCCAACGATTCAAATCCCGCAAACCTTGCTCCAACAGCGCGCCAAAACCCCGACTCAGTCGATCCTGAAACCGCAGCCACCTCGCCCACAACTTCAGCCCACGGCCGTGGCCACGGTCAAAGCGCCCCAAAAGCTTGTGATCGCAGCCCCGAAAACGGCCCAACAgcaacaccaacaacaacagctcCACCCTCAGCAGGTCATGGTGCTGGCTTCGCCGAAATCCCTCGGCGGAACaggtcaacagcagcagcaagtcATGGTCGTAACGGCGCCCAAGGGACTCGGCGGCCACCAACAGCATCAGGTCGTAGTTCTTGCACCCTTCAAACCAGGTCAACTCACGGCGGTCAATCGTCAACCGCAGCAGCTGGTGGCCACGTCGTTGATGAAGCAGattcagcagcaacaacagcagcagatcttgaccaattccgtcgtgaaaacgATTCAGAAGGTACAACAACAGCCGCAGCAAATCGTAACGTCACCAAAACCACTCCAACAGCCACAGGTTGTGACCACCTCCCCGGTTGTCAAACAAGTCGTGCAGAACCAGGTCGTGACGAAGCCCACTccactgcagcagcagcagcagcagcaagtctTGGCGAGTTCCGTCGCGAAAACGCTTCAGCAGCGTCAGTTTGTCGCTACTTCGGTCGCTAAACCgatccaacagcagcagcagcagccggtcGTGGTCACTTCCGTAGCCAAACCGACCCAGCAACCGCAACAGGTCGTGAAGCAGCCCGTGCAGCAGGTCGTGATAAACGCTGCCCCGaaaccatcaccaccaccaccacctcaaCAACAACCACTGGCGACAAAGCCTCAGCAACAGTTTGTGGTTGTTCCGCCGCCCAAACCGGTTCCACAACCAACGTCcccgccgcagcagcagcaaccccAAACGCCTCAGTCGAGCCCGGTGGCAATCGCTTCGACTCCGCCTCCTCCCGCGCCCACACCTCCGGTTACG CAGGATGACTTCACCATTCCGTCGTTCATCATCCCGAAGCAGAAGGAAGCGAAGAAGCAGGTCGTGCCGGAAAAGGTCatcgtgcagcagcagcagcaaccggTGAAACCGCAAACTCCGGTTCCTGTGGCGGCCAAGCCGACCCCCATGGCCGTTACACAACCTCCGCCGACGCCACCTCCTCCTTCACCAGTAGTTCCAGTAGCGCCCCAAGTTCTACAAGCACCTCCAGCAGCCGTGGTGGCTCCACCACCACCGCCTCCGATCGTCCCGGAACCCCAACTGCCCAGCACTTCGGCGATGCCAATCCCATCTCCCAAGCCCAAAATCCCAAAGGAAAGCGGTGGCAAATCGGTGAAACGCGCTGCCAAGCGATCCTACAGTCGATCCTCGCACCACGAAACCCTCGAGCGGATAGATGAACCCGTCGTGGCAGCCCCACCGATTCCCAAGGTCTACAAGTGGACACCCCCGGGGGCGATCTCGGTTCCGGTGAACCGCGAGTGGCACGCCCCAGACACGTGGATCTTCGACATTTGCCCGCCCGGAACGCGATCGTTCGAAGAGCTGGAGAACGCACCGCTCGCGATGGATTGCTGGTTCGAGGAGCAGTACGCGAGTTCCGAGTTTGACGCGGATTTGATACGACCACGCAAGGTTGGCGGCCGGAAGGGCGGTGCGGTTGAGGCGCCCATGGACGACGGTGAACTCGTGGAGCTGTCGCTGGAAGAACGCTCGGTCCAAAGAAAGGCGTTGATGCGACGCCGAGCCGTCCAGTTCTGGAAGGCCCAGCGGTTGCGCGATCCGGAACCGGCTCGCAAGCGGCTGAAAGCGGTCGCACGCGTGCTGCACAAGCTGGAGAAGCATCGCGAGACGATGCTGAGCAGGAATGG CGGCACCGATCTGCCCAAGTGTCAACGCGCCGGGTGCGAGCGGGATGCCATGGTGGCCACGACCCACTGCCGACAGCACATTGCGGACAACACCGAGCAGCGGCTGTTCCAGCGGTGCACGGCCAAGTTCTCCGACAACAGTCAGTGCCAGGTGCCGGTGTTTGACATCCGGCACGAGTTGGTTCTGTGCCGCGAGCACGCCTGGAAGCATGACAATCACGACAAGATGTCCGCCGAAGTGAGGCTGCTGAAGAAGCCAACGGTTCCTACGGCCATCGCCGTACCAGCCGTCACTTCTGCCGCCATTGCCCTGAAGAAGAAACCTCCCAAAATGCCACTGGTCAAGGTCGTCCAACCGGTGTCCGTCGTAActcccgccgccgccgccaccaccaccaacaaaAGCAGCAAATCCAGCagcaagaaaaagaagaaactcACTCCGTTCCAGCAGCAGATGGCCCTGCACCAGCAACAGTACAAGCAGCAGTACGCGGTCAAGCCGACGTTGCCCCCACCACCTTATCCAGCCCAGCAGCAACAGGCTCACCCCGTCAAGCAGCAACCGGCTGCTCTGTACCGTCAGCAAAAGTACCAGCCGCCAACGCCGGTACAAAATCTGCCGGTACGCAATCTGCACATTCCGCTGAACCAGCCCCAACGACCCCAGCAGCAAATCCTCATCGGCGGCCATCAGCAACAACACATGATCAGCCGCAGCGAAGATTTGATGCTCAACTACCAGGGTCaagcgcagcagcagcagcagcagcagcaacagcagtacAGTCACCAGCAGGTGCAGCAGATTCTGGCGGCTGCCGGGGGTGGGGGAGGCGTCTCCGTGGGTGCCACCCAGGACTTGCTGAACATTTGCGAAAACAGCTCGGCGTACGCCAGCTCCGAGGATACCGGCGTCGGTGGGTTGTCCGAGTCGGAGCTGATGGCCGCGCAGGATGTGATTG AGGAGATTCCGTTCGAGATTGGTAACCTGAACAACGTGCTGAGTCAGCTGCCGCCGGACGCTTTCAACGAGCTGCTGTTTAGTG AGCAAGAGCAAAACGGACCCCCGTTCGAGTCGACCcgcgaggaggaggaggacctGGAGCGGGCACTGGAGGCCGTCGGCGAGCACGTCAAGTCGCTCGAGGACATGGCCGTCGAGTCGGCGAACCTGTTCGGGGACTTTCTGGACAACGTCGATGACGAGATGCTGGACGGGCCGGACATGTGCTCGGCCGCGGAACAGATGCTGGTCGTGCAGTCGCCGGGCGGTCCGAACGACATCCGCGGCCTGGTGCACACGtga
- the LOC6033959 gene encoding mucin-2 isoform X2 produces the protein MSVPARSQEDPYAFTETAPLPANTSLFKQQQQQQPAATVSAASSPVVATTPTSVPVIQAGTSLLANNSVNRLNHVVQQQQQRTLLGTTAAKLAPIKVTLVQSPTGGILGKARLNGTTITSSPQGTVFRTVTVPQATTIVQRPMAASSSGATPTVFTKPLQVQISPQQAAAVAAAGGKFTARRILASKSPNVSPVTATAVSGSAHPTGGIQTVRIVKTSPANVLQTVGAGRTTAITAADGTRRFISHSGAASLLGSPVVVTTSVAPGATTSQQQHQQQQLPQSQQQSSPQQLPTISPTKIRLIQPQPQGKIFLHTPNSSNSLAAATHISNPISIAALRNSLAKQNPSLLNKIVVQQQQNQQQQSPQQVQIAVSGGSAGSPSTSNGLPTVRMIPTSTAVTAINIRRAVSAATTATSTVAAQPKRQMSLETGTTTVMVPTMARPVTSSSASPAPVVVKQVKVIPASSPQQTSPATNRPPTIQIPQTLLQQRAKTPTQSILKPQPPRPQLQPTAVATVKAPQKLVIAAPKTAQQQHQQQQLHPQQVMVLASPKSLGGTGQQQQQVMVVTAPKGLGGHQQHQVVVLAPFKPGQLTAVNRQPQQLVATSLMKQIQQQQQQQILTNSVVKTIQKVQQQPQQIVTSPKPLQQPQVVTTSPVVKQVVQNQVVTKPTPLQQQQQQQVLASSVAKTLQQRQFVATSVAKPIQQQQQQPVVVTSVAKPTQQPQQVVKQPVQQVVINAAPKPSPPPPPQQQPLATKPQQQFVVVPPPKPVPQPTSPPQQQQPQTPQSSPVAIASTPPPPAPTPPVTDDFTIPSFIIPKQKEAKKQVVPEKVIVQQQQQPVKPQTPVPVAAKPTPMAVTQPPPTPPPPSPVVPVAPQVLQAPPAAVVAPPPPPPIVPEPQLPSTSAMPIPSPKPKIPKESGGKSVKRAAKRSYSRSSHHETLERIDEPVVAAPPIPKVYKWTPPGAISVPVNREWHAPDTWIFDICPPGTRSFEELENAPLAMDCWFEEQYASSEFDADLIRPRKVGGRKGGAVEAPMDDGELVELSLEERSVQRKALMRRRAVQFWKAQRLRDPEPARKRLKAVARVLHKLEKHRETMLSRNGGTDLPKCQRAGCERDAMVATTHCRQHIADNTEQRLFQRCTAKFSDNSQCQVPVFDIRHELVLCREHAWKHDNHDKMSAEVRLLKKPTVPTAIAVPAVTSAAIALKKKPPKMPLVKVVQPVSVVTPAAAATTTNKSSKSSSKKKKKLTPFQQQMALHQQQYKQQYAVKPTLPPPPYPAQQQQAHPVKQQPAALYRQQKYQPPTPVQNLPVRNLHIPLNQPQRPQQQILIGGHQQQHMISRSEDLMLNYQGQAQQQQQQQQQQYSHQQVQQILAAAGGGGGVSVGATQDLLNICENSSAYASSEDTGVGGLSESELMAAQDVIEEIPFEIGNLNNVLSQLPPDAFNELLFSEQEQNGPPFESTREEEEDLERALEAVGEHVKSLEDMAVESANLFGDFLDNVDDEMLDGPDMCSAAEQMLVVQSPGGPNDIRGLVHT, from the exons ATGTCGGTGCCGGCCCGATCCCAGGAAGATCCATACGCATTTACGGAGACGGCACCACTTCCGGCCAACACTTCCCTgttcaagcagcagcagcagcagcaaccggCGGCAACGGTGTCCGCCGCCAGCAGTCCCGTTGTGGCCACCACACCAACGTCGGTTCCGGTCATCCAGGCGGGGACGAGTTTGCTGGCGAACAACAGTGTCAACCGGTTGAACCATGTcgtgcagcagcaacagcaacggaCGCTTCTGGGAACGACCGCGGCCAAGTTGGCACCGATCAAGGTCACGCTGGTGCAGTCACCGACGGGTGGAATTCTTGGAAAGGCACGCCTGAACGGGACCACGATCACGTCCAGCCCGCAGGGGACGGTGTTCCGGACGGTGACGGTCCCGCAGGCCACGACGATCGTGCAGCGGCCAATGGCGGCGAGTAGTTCGGGGGCGACACCAACAGTATTCACGAAACCCTTGCAGGTTCAAATATCGCCCCAACAGGCAGCGGCCGTCGCAGCGGCGGGCGGGAAGTTTACGGCTCGAAGGATTTTGGCCAGCAAATCACCGAACGTTTCACCGGTGACGGCTACGGCAGTGAGTGGGTCGGCACACCCAACTGGCGGAATTCAGACGGTTCGTATCGTGAAGACCAGCCCGGCCAATGTGCTGCAGACGGTGGGCGCTGGAAGGACGACGGCCATCACTGCGGCGGATGGGACTCGCAGATTCATCAGTCATTCCGGGGCTGCCAGCTTGCTCGGTTCGCCCGTCGTGGTCACTACGTCCGTGGCACCTGGGGCGACCACTtctcaacaacaacatcaacaacaacaactacccCAGAGTCAGCAGCAGTCGTCGCCGCAGCAACTGCCCACCATCTCTCCGACCAAGATCCGGCTGATTCAGCCGCAACCTCAGGGCAAGATATTCCTGCACACCCCGAACAGCAGCAACTCGCTGGCTGCGGCCACCCACATCTCAAACCCAATCAGCATCGCCGCCCTGCGTAACAGTCTAGCCAAGCAGAACCCGTCGTTGCTGAACAAGATCGTCGTCCAGCAAcagcaaaatcaacaacaacagtcACCGCAACAGGTCCAGATTGCCGTATCCGGTGGGAGCGCTGGTTCGCCGTCCACCAGCAATGGTCTTCCCACGGTGCGAATGATTCCGACCTCGACGGCGGTGACCGCAATCAACATCCGGCGGGCCGTGTCGGCAGCAACGACGGCCACATCAACAGTCGCCGCCCAACCGAAACGCCAAATGAGTCTCGAAACGGGCACCACAACCGTGATGGTCCCAACCATGGCCAGGCCGGTAACGTCGTCATCGGCGTCGCCCGCACCCGTCGTGGTCAAACAAGTCAAGGTCATTCCTGCCTCATCCCCGCAGCAAACGTCTCCGGCCACCAATCGCCCTCCAACGATTCAAATCCCGCAAACCTTGCTCCAACAGCGCGCCAAAACCCCGACTCAGTCGATCCTGAAACCGCAGCCACCTCGCCCACAACTTCAGCCCACGGCCGTGGCCACGGTCAAAGCGCCCCAAAAGCTTGTGATCGCAGCCCCGAAAACGGCCCAACAgcaacaccaacaacaacagctcCACCCTCAGCAGGTCATGGTGCTGGCTTCGCCGAAATCCCTCGGCGGAACaggtcaacagcagcagcaagtcATGGTCGTAACGGCGCCCAAGGGACTCGGCGGCCACCAACAGCATCAGGTCGTAGTTCTTGCACCCTTCAAACCAGGTCAACTCACGGCGGTCAATCGTCAACCGCAGCAGCTGGTGGCCACGTCGTTGATGAAGCAGattcagcagcaacaacagcagcagatcttgaccaattccgtcgtgaaaacgATTCAGAAGGTACAACAACAGCCGCAGCAAATCGTAACGTCACCAAAACCACTCCAACAGCCACAGGTTGTGACCACCTCCCCGGTTGTCAAACAAGTCGTGCAGAACCAGGTCGTGACGAAGCCCACTccactgcagcagcagcagcagcagcaagtctTGGCGAGTTCCGTCGCGAAAACGCTTCAGCAGCGTCAGTTTGTCGCTACTTCGGTCGCTAAACCgatccaacagcagcagcagcagccggtcGTGGTCACTTCCGTAGCCAAACCGACCCAGCAACCGCAACAGGTCGTGAAGCAGCCCGTGCAGCAGGTCGTGATAAACGCTGCCCCGaaaccatcaccaccaccaccacctcaaCAACAACCACTGGCGACAAAGCCTCAGCAACAGTTTGTGGTTGTTCCGCCGCCCAAACCGGTTCCACAACCAACGTCcccgccgcagcagcagcaaccccAAACGCCTCAGTCGAGCCCGGTGGCAATCGCTTCGACTCCGCCTCCTCCCGCGCCCACACCTCCGGTTACG GATGACTTCACCATTCCGTCGTTCATCATCCCGAAGCAGAAGGAAGCGAAGAAGCAGGTCGTGCCGGAAAAGGTCatcgtgcagcagcagcagcaaccggTGAAACCGCAAACTCCGGTTCCTGTGGCGGCCAAGCCGACCCCCATGGCCGTTACACAACCTCCGCCGACGCCACCTCCTCCTTCACCAGTAGTTCCAGTAGCGCCCCAAGTTCTACAAGCACCTCCAGCAGCCGTGGTGGCTCCACCACCACCGCCTCCGATCGTCCCGGAACCCCAACTGCCCAGCACTTCGGCGATGCCAATCCCATCTCCCAAGCCCAAAATCCCAAAGGAAAGCGGTGGCAAATCGGTGAAACGCGCTGCCAAGCGATCCTACAGTCGATCCTCGCACCACGAAACCCTCGAGCGGATAGATGAACCCGTCGTGGCAGCCCCACCGATTCCCAAGGTCTACAAGTGGACACCCCCGGGGGCGATCTCGGTTCCGGTGAACCGCGAGTGGCACGCCCCAGACACGTGGATCTTCGACATTTGCCCGCCCGGAACGCGATCGTTCGAAGAGCTGGAGAACGCACCGCTCGCGATGGATTGCTGGTTCGAGGAGCAGTACGCGAGTTCCGAGTTTGACGCGGATTTGATACGACCACGCAAGGTTGGCGGCCGGAAGGGCGGTGCGGTTGAGGCGCCCATGGACGACGGTGAACTCGTGGAGCTGTCGCTGGAAGAACGCTCGGTCCAAAGAAAGGCGTTGATGCGACGCCGAGCCGTCCAGTTCTGGAAGGCCCAGCGGTTGCGCGATCCGGAACCGGCTCGCAAGCGGCTGAAAGCGGTCGCACGCGTGCTGCACAAGCTGGAGAAGCATCGCGAGACGATGCTGAGCAGGAATGG CGGCACCGATCTGCCCAAGTGTCAACGCGCCGGGTGCGAGCGGGATGCCATGGTGGCCACGACCCACTGCCGACAGCACATTGCGGACAACACCGAGCAGCGGCTGTTCCAGCGGTGCACGGCCAAGTTCTCCGACAACAGTCAGTGCCAGGTGCCGGTGTTTGACATCCGGCACGAGTTGGTTCTGTGCCGCGAGCACGCCTGGAAGCATGACAATCACGACAAGATGTCCGCCGAAGTGAGGCTGCTGAAGAAGCCAACGGTTCCTACGGCCATCGCCGTACCAGCCGTCACTTCTGCCGCCATTGCCCTGAAGAAGAAACCTCCCAAAATGCCACTGGTCAAGGTCGTCCAACCGGTGTCCGTCGTAActcccgccgccgccgccaccaccaccaacaaaAGCAGCAAATCCAGCagcaagaaaaagaagaaactcACTCCGTTCCAGCAGCAGATGGCCCTGCACCAGCAACAGTACAAGCAGCAGTACGCGGTCAAGCCGACGTTGCCCCCACCACCTTATCCAGCCCAGCAGCAACAGGCTCACCCCGTCAAGCAGCAACCGGCTGCTCTGTACCGTCAGCAAAAGTACCAGCCGCCAACGCCGGTACAAAATCTGCCGGTACGCAATCTGCACATTCCGCTGAACCAGCCCCAACGACCCCAGCAGCAAATCCTCATCGGCGGCCATCAGCAACAACACATGATCAGCCGCAGCGAAGATTTGATGCTCAACTACCAGGGTCaagcgcagcagcagcagcagcagcagcaacagcagtacAGTCACCAGCAGGTGCAGCAGATTCTGGCGGCTGCCGGGGGTGGGGGAGGCGTCTCCGTGGGTGCCACCCAGGACTTGCTGAACATTTGCGAAAACAGCTCGGCGTACGCCAGCTCCGAGGATACCGGCGTCGGTGGGTTGTCCGAGTCGGAGCTGATGGCCGCGCAGGATGTGATTG AGGAGATTCCGTTCGAGATTGGTAACCTGAACAACGTGCTGAGTCAGCTGCCGCCGGACGCTTTCAACGAGCTGCTGTTTAGTG AGCAAGAGCAAAACGGACCCCCGTTCGAGTCGACCcgcgaggaggaggaggacctGGAGCGGGCACTGGAGGCCGTCGGCGAGCACGTCAAGTCGCTCGAGGACATGGCCGTCGAGTCGGCGAACCTGTTCGGGGACTTTCTGGACAACGTCGATGACGAGATGCTGGACGGGCCGGACATGTGCTCGGCCGCGGAACAGATGCTGGTCGTGCAGTCGCCGGGCGGTCCGAACGACATCCGCGGCCTGGTGCACACGtga